A window from Chlamydia gallinacea 08-1274/3 encodes these proteins:
- the ruvC gene encoding crossover junction endodeoxyribonuclease RuvC — protein MAQLIMGIDPGTLVSGYAVIEKEHQHRIRAHSYGVIRLSPKKTLAQRYTELFNTISEVVDTVQPNVVILETQYVCKNPQSTIKLGMARGVLLLAAALRKIPIFEYAPSVAKRAVIGKGKASKYQVQLMVSKILHIPNILRPDYEDIADAFALAICHAHTSS, from the coding sequence ATGGCACAACTAATTATGGGAATTGATCCAGGAACACTTGTTTCTGGATATGCAGTTATTGAGAAAGAACATCAACATCGAATTCGTGCTCATAGTTATGGGGTTATCCGTTTATCTCCAAAGAAAACGTTAGCACAGCGGTACACAGAGCTTTTTAATACAATATCTGAAGTAGTAGATACTGTGCAGCCAAATGTTGTTATCCTTGAGACGCAATACGTATGTAAGAATCCACAAAGCACTATAAAACTTGGTATGGCACGAGGTGTGTTGTTACTCGCTGCTGCTCTAAGAAAAATTCCTATATTTGAATATGCTCCAAGTGTTGCTAAGAGAGCTGTTATTGGTAAAGGTAAAGCTAGTAAATATCAGGTTCAACTTATGGTTAGCAAAATCTTGCATATACCAAATATTTTGCGGCCTGATTATGAAGACATAGCCGATGCTTTTGCTTTGGCTATTTGTCATGCACATACTTCTTCTTAG
- the rpsE gene encoding 30S ribosomal protein S5, translating into MTVSKNSHKEKEEQFEEKVLVVNRCSKVVKGGRKFSFSALILVGDRKGRLGYGFAKANELTDAIRKGGGVARKNLITIESLENGSIPHEILVDQDGAQLLLKPAKPGTGIVAGSRIRLILEMAGVKDVVAKSLGSNNPMNQVKAAFKALLQLTTRKEVLKRRSVAND; encoded by the coding sequence ATGACGGTATCAAAGAATTCTCATAAGGAAAAAGAAGAACAGTTTGAAGAAAAAGTTTTAGTTGTTAATCGCTGTTCAAAAGTAGTTAAAGGTGGCCGTAAATTTAGTTTTTCTGCTCTTATTCTTGTTGGAGATAGGAAAGGGCGTTTGGGTTATGGTTTTGCTAAAGCGAATGAGTTAACTGATGCTATCCGTAAAGGTGGGGGAGTTGCTCGGAAAAATTTAATTACTATTGAATCTTTAGAAAATGGTTCCATTCCTCACGAAATTCTTGTTGATCAAGACGGGGCTCAATTACTTCTAAAGCCTGCAAAACCGGGAACGGGAATAGTAGCTGGTTCTCGTATTCGTTTAATTTTGGAAATGGCTGGAGTAAAAGATGTTGTTGCTAAGAGTTTGGGGTCGAATAATCCTATGAATCAGGTCAAGGCAGCATTTAAGGCTCTTCTTCAGCTTACTACGAGAAAAGAAGTTTTAAAAAGGAGATCGGTAGCGAATGATTAA
- the rplF gene encoding 50S ribosomal protein L6, whose protein sequence is MSRKAREPIVLPQGVEVSIHNDEIVVKGPKGSLAQKLAPEVDIDINDKQVIVRAASHVVDRPSRLQGLFWALISNMVRGVHIGFEKRLEMIGVGFKAAVQGTILDLSIGVSHPTQIPIPKGLEVSVEKNTLISIKGIDKQLVGEFAASIRTKRPPEPYKGKGIRYENEYVRRKAGKAAKTGKK, encoded by the coding sequence ATGTCTCGTAAAGCTCGAGAACCTATTGTGCTCCCTCAAGGAGTAGAGGTTTCCATTCACAATGATGAAATTGTAGTCAAAGGTCCAAAGGGTTCTTTGGCTCAAAAATTGGCTCCAGAAGTAGATATAGATATTAATGATAAACAAGTTATTGTTCGTGCAGCTTCTCATGTTGTTGATCGGCCTAGTCGTCTACAGGGACTATTTTGGGCGTTAATTTCTAATATGGTTCGTGGAGTCCACATAGGGTTTGAAAAACGCTTAGAAATGATTGGAGTAGGTTTTAAGGCTGCTGTGCAAGGAACTATATTAGATTTATCTATTGGGGTTTCTCACCCTACGCAAATCCCCATTCCCAAAGGTTTAGAAGTTAGTGTAGAAAAGAATACATTAATCTCAATTAAGGGTATTGATAAGCAATTAGTTGGAGAATTTGCTGCAAGTATTCGGACAAAGCGTCCTCCAGAGCCTTATAAGGGTAAGGGGATCCGTTATGAAAATGAATACGTACGTCGTAAGGCAGGAAAAGCCGCGAAGACAGGTAAGAAGTAA
- the ndk gene encoding nucleoside-diphosphate kinase, producing MERTLSIIKPDSVGKGHIGEIITTFEQLGFRIAAMRMLHLSVKEAEGFYAVHKSRPFFQELVDFMISGPVVVMVLEGENAVARNREIMGSTNPQEAAQGTIRARFGESIGINAVHGSDSLENAAVEIHYFFSEIDIVNSSQTI from the coding sequence ATGGAACGTACATTATCAATTATTAAGCCTGACTCAGTAGGTAAAGGTCATATTGGAGAAATTATTACGACTTTTGAACAATTGGGATTCCGTATAGCTGCAATGCGAATGTTACATTTATCTGTCAAAGAAGCTGAGGGCTTTTATGCTGTTCATAAATCCCGTCCATTTTTCCAAGAACTTGTAGATTTCATGATTTCTGGTCCTGTTGTGGTTATGGTTCTTGAAGGAGAGAATGCTGTAGCACGTAATCGTGAAATTATGGGATCTACAAATCCCCAAGAAGCTGCTCAAGGAACTATTCGTGCGCGATTTGGAGAATCCATAGGAATTAATGCAGTACACGGTTCGGATAGCTTAGAAAATGCAGCCGTAGAAATTCATTACTTTTTTAGTGAAATTGATATTGTAAATTCTTCTCAAACAATTTAG
- the rplR gene encoding 50S ribosomal protein L18: MESSLFKKSEKKKRRALRVRKPLKGSSLKPRLSVVKTNKHIYVQLIDDSIGKTLASVSTIAKSSKVSGLTKKNQDVAKSLGIKIAELGKNLQVDRVVFDRGPFKYHGVIAMVADGAREGGLEF; encoded by the coding sequence ATGGAAAGTTCGTTGTTCAAGAAGTCTGAAAAGAAAAAGCGTAGGGCTTTAAGAGTACGCAAACCTTTAAAAGGCTCTTCTTTAAAGCCTCGTCTATCTGTTGTAAAGACGAATAAACATATTTACGTGCAGTTAATAGATGATTCGATCGGTAAAACTTTAGCTTCTGTTTCTACTATAGCCAAATCAAGTAAAGTTTCTGGGCTAACAAAAAAGAATCAAGATGTTGCGAAAAGTCTGGGAATAAAGATTGCAGAGTTAGGAAAGAATCTTCAAGTGGATCGAGTAGTTTTTGATCGTGGTCCTTTCAAATACCATGGGGTTATTGCTATGGTAGCTGATGGTGCTAGAGAAGGTGGATTAGAGTTTTAA
- the rplO gene encoding 50S ribosomal protein L15 → MIKLEKLQDPSPRKRRTKLLGRGPSSGHGKTSCRGHKGDGSRSGYKRRFGYEGGGIPLYRRMPTRGFSHLRFDKCIAEITTQRLNALFNNGDAITLEALKNMKAVSKHAIKVKVIFKGELDKTFIWNDSKVVLSQGVASRIGVA, encoded by the coding sequence ATGATTAAATTAGAAAAGTTACAAGATCCTTCACCACGTAAACGTAGAACAAAGTTATTAGGGCGCGGTCCCTCCTCAGGTCACGGTAAAACTAGTTGTCGAGGGCACAAAGGGGACGGGAGTCGTTCTGGTTATAAGCGCCGTTTTGGATATGAGGGAGGAGGAATTCCTCTTTATAGGAGAATGCCTACCAGAGGTTTTTCTCATTTACGTTTTGATAAGTGTATTGCTGAAATTACAACACAGCGTTTGAATGCTTTATTTAATAATGGTGATGCCATCACATTGGAAGCTTTGAAAAATATGAAAGCTGTAAGTAAGCATGCTATTAAAGTTAAGGTAATTTTTAAAGGCGAGCTAGATAAAACATTCATTTGGAATGACTCTAAAGTAGTATTATCTCAAGGCGTGGCAAGTCGTATAGGAGTTGCTTAA
- a CDS encoding lipoate--protein ligase family protein, translating to MFTIKNCNFLHLSGTPIFTQLQLEEALLRNCTENICLINMNVAEAVVLGISRSPSEDLYLSVLQADNIPIIRRYSGGGTVFIDKDSILVTWIMNSSKPMISSQDLMLWTYQIYAPIFPETFAINENDYTLGDKKIAGNAQYIQRFRWVHHSTFLWDMDINKLSRYLPTPQKQPSYRKQRKHQDFLTTIRPWFPSKEDFINQLKASASRLFSWKDFSNQEAQQYLDKPHRKSTTLL from the coding sequence ATGTTTACCATCAAAAATTGTAACTTCCTTCATCTATCGGGGACTCCAATTTTCACTCAGCTACAATTAGAAGAAGCCCTTCTACGCAACTGTACGGAGAACATATGTCTGATTAATATGAATGTTGCTGAAGCTGTTGTTTTGGGAATATCGCGCTCTCCTAGCGAAGATCTCTATTTATCTGTGTTACAAGCAGATAATATCCCTATAATTAGACGCTATAGTGGAGGAGGCACGGTTTTCATTGATAAAGACAGCATATTAGTCACATGGATCATGAATTCTTCAAAGCCCATGATAAGCTCTCAAGACCTCATGCTTTGGACTTACCAAATCTATGCTCCCATCTTCCCAGAAACATTTGCTATCAATGAAAATGACTATACCCTGGGGGATAAAAAAATTGCGGGGAATGCTCAATATATTCAACGATTCCGCTGGGTGCACCACTCTACGTTCCTTTGGGATATGGATATTAATAAGTTATCCCGCTACTTACCCACGCCCCAAAAGCAACCATCCTATAGAAAACAACGAAAGCACCAGGATTTCCTAACAACGATTCGCCCATGGTTCCCTAGTAAAGAAGACTTTATTAACCAACTCAAAGCTTCGGCTAGTAGGTTATTTTCTTGGAAAGATTTTTCTAATCAAGAAGCCCAGCAATATCTAGACAAACCTCACAGAAAGTCGACGACATTACTCTAA
- the rplQ gene encoding 50S ribosomal protein L17, translated as MQHARKKFRVGRTSAHNRCMLANMLKSLIHKERIETTLPKAKELRRHADKMITLAKKGTLAARRLAIARLMVRYNQLTSKEIRQVKAGNLSSYNVDRMVINKLFDELTPRFSSRNGGYTRILKLQNRVGDNARKCIIEFLAG; from the coding sequence ATGCAACATGCTAGAAAGAAATTTAGAGTAGGCCGTACTTCTGCGCATAATCGTTGTATGTTGGCTAACATGTTAAAGTCTCTAATTCATAAAGAAAGAATAGAAACTACTTTACCTAAAGCAAAAGAGCTACGTCGTCATGCAGACAAAATGATCACGTTAGCTAAAAAAGGAACATTAGCAGCGAGACGCCTGGCTATTGCTAGATTAATGGTCCGATATAATCAACTTACTAGTAAGGAAATTCGTCAGGTTAAGGCGGGTAATTTATCTTCTTATAACGTGGATCGCATGGTAATTAATAAATTATTTGATGAATTAACCCCTCGTTTTAGCTCTAGGAATGGTGGTTACACTCGTATTTTAAAATTACAAAATAGAGTTGGTGATAATGCGCGAAAGTGTATTATAGAATTTTTGGCTGGTTAG
- the ruvA gene encoding Holliday junction branch migration protein RuvA, translating into MYDYLRGILTYISQGHLSIECQGLGFGIFVADRWTMELSSQLHCELIVYTFTVVRETEHVLYGFRSRGERECFRMLISFSGIGPKTGLAILNTFSLSQLCTIARTEDIRAIASVPGIGKKTAEKLMVDLKQKLPDLLPLDTHISSWRPAKPSHIDEGIQALAALGYSKSIAEKMIADAMHELPENASLAEILPIALKRTSKA; encoded by the coding sequence ATGTACGATTATCTTCGTGGAATTCTTACGTATATAAGCCAAGGACATCTATCTATTGAATGTCAAGGTTTAGGATTTGGTATTTTTGTAGCTGATCGTTGGACTATGGAGTTATCAAGTCAGCTACATTGTGAGCTTATAGTGTATACCTTTACAGTAGTCCGAGAAACAGAGCATGTACTCTATGGGTTTCGTTCTCGAGGAGAGCGTGAGTGTTTTCGCATGTTGATTTCTTTTTCTGGGATTGGGCCGAAAACAGGTTTGGCTATTTTAAATACTTTTTCTTTGAGTCAATTATGCACTATTGCACGTACAGAAGATATTAGAGCTATAGCTTCTGTCCCCGGTATTGGAAAGAAAACAGCCGAAAAGTTAATGGTAGATTTAAAACAAAAACTTCCTGATTTACTTCCTCTAGATACTCATATATCTTCTTGGCGACCAGCAAAGCCTTCTCATATAGATGAGGGAATTCAGGCATTAGCCGCATTGGGATATTCTAAATCTATAGCGGAGAAGATGATAGCAGATGCTATGCATGAGCTCCCAGAAAATGCCTCATTAGCAGAAATACTACCTATTGCATTAAAAAGAACCTCAAAGGCTTAA
- the gap gene encoding type I glyceraldehyde-3-phosphate dehydrogenase, with the protein MRVVINGFGRIGRLVLRQILRRHSSLEVVAVNDLVPGDALTYLFKYDSTHGRFNAEVAYQEGCLVVDGRRIQLLAQRDVQNLPWNDLGVDIVVESTGLFTKKEDAQKHLDSGAKRVVITAPAKGDVPTFVLGVNEESFNPKEHLIVSNASCTTNCLAPLAKVLLTNFGIEEGLMTTVHAATATQSVVDGPSKKDWRGGRGAFQNIVPASTGAAKAVALCLPELQGKLTGMAFRVPVADVSVVDLTVRLQKSTTYEDICQAVKHAAETNLRGILGYTDEEVVSSDFIGSEYSSIFDSRAGIALNDRFFKLIAWYDNEIGYSTRIVDLLEYIAKHSE; encoded by the coding sequence ATGAGAGTTGTAATTAACGGTTTTGGGCGAATTGGAAGACTAGTTTTAAGGCAGATATTACGTAGACATTCTTCTCTTGAAGTCGTAGCTGTTAATGATCTTGTTCCGGGCGACGCTCTGACGTATTTATTTAAATATGATTCTACTCACGGGCGCTTCAATGCCGAAGTTGCTTATCAAGAAGGTTGTTTAGTAGTTGATGGACGCCGAATTCAGTTGCTTGCTCAACGAGATGTCCAAAATCTTCCTTGGAATGATCTTGGCGTAGATATTGTCGTTGAAAGTACGGGATTATTTACTAAAAAAGAAGATGCGCAAAAACATCTTGATTCAGGTGCAAAACGTGTAGTGATTACAGCTCCCGCAAAGGGAGATGTCCCTACGTTTGTCTTGGGAGTTAATGAAGAGAGTTTTAATCCTAAAGAACATTTGATTGTTTCAAATGCTTCTTGCACTACAAATTGCCTTGCTCCTCTTGCTAAGGTCCTTCTAACTAATTTTGGTATAGAAGAAGGGCTAATGACGACCGTTCATGCTGCCACAGCTACTCAAAGTGTAGTTGATGGACCGTCGAAAAAAGACTGGCGAGGAGGAAGAGGAGCATTTCAAAATATTGTTCCTGCTTCTACTGGAGCTGCTAAAGCTGTAGCACTTTGTTTGCCTGAATTACAAGGGAAACTAACTGGTATGGCTTTTCGAGTTCCTGTTGCCGATGTTTCTGTGGTTGATCTTACTGTAAGGTTGCAGAAGTCAACTACTTACGAAGACATATGTCAAGCGGTCAAACATGCTGCAGAAACTAATTTACGTGGAATTTTGGGCTATACAGATGAAGAAGTTGTTTCTTCTGATTTTATAGGCTCCGAATATTCTTCTATATTTGATTCTCGTGCAGGGATTGCTTTGAATGATCGCTTTTTCAAGCTTATTGCTTGGTATGACAATGAAATAGGGTATTCTACTCGTATTGTTGATTTATTAGAGTATATAGCAAAACACTCTGAATAA
- the rpsK gene encoding 30S ribosomal protein S11 — translation MVKHQTQKKGVKRKQLRNIPSGVVHVKATFNNTIVSITDPAGNVISWASAGKVGYSGSRKSSAFAATVAAQDAAKIAMNSGLKEVEVSLKGTGAGRESAVRALIAAGLVVSVIRDETPVPHNGCRPRKRRRV, via the coding sequence TTGGTTAAGCATCAAACGCAGAAAAAAGGCGTAAAAAGAAAACAGTTAAGGAATATTCCATCAGGTGTTGTTCATGTTAAGGCTACTTTCAATAACACGATTGTGTCTATAACAGATCCTGCCGGAAACGTGATTTCCTGGGCTTCTGCTGGAAAAGTGGGATATTCTGGATCTCGCAAGTCATCCGCTTTTGCCGCGACAGTTGCGGCTCAAGATGCTGCGAAAATAGCAATGAATTCCGGTCTTAAAGAAGTTGAGGTAAGTTTAAAGGGGACTGGAGCTGGGAGAGAATCAGCTGTTCGTGCTCTCATAGCTGCTGGTTTAGTGGTTTCGGTCATCCGTGATGAAACTCCTGTTCCTCATAACGGTTGTCGTCCAAGAAAAAGACGAAGAGTATAG
- the rpsM gene encoding 30S ribosomal protein S13: protein MPRIIGIDIPAKKKLKISLRYIYGIGPALSEEIIAKLQLNPEARAAELTEEEIGRLNSLLQTEYVVEGDLRRRVQSDIKRLIAIHAYRGQRHRLSLPVRGQRTKTNSRTRKGKRKTVAGKKK, encoded by the coding sequence ATGCCACGCATCATTGGAATTGATATTCCTGCGAAGAAAAAATTAAAAATAAGTCTTAGATATATTTATGGAATAGGGCCAGCTCTTTCTGAGGAAATCATTGCTAAATTGCAATTAAATCCCGAAGCTAGGGCTGCTGAGTTGACTGAAGAAGAAATTGGTCGTCTCAATTCTCTCCTACAGACAGAGTATGTAGTTGAAGGAGACTTAAGGCGTCGCGTACAGTCAGATATTAAAAGGTTAATTGCTATACATGCTTATCGTGGGCAAAGACATCGGCTTTCGTTGCCTGTACGAGGTCAAAGAACAAAAACTAACTCTCGTACGCGTAAAGGTAAGCGTAAAACGGTTGCTGGTAAGAAGAAATAA
- the grgA gene encoding GrgA family transcription factor gives MYFTRDPVIETVITSREGYKLSVRNTKHLSQDPFVVEAVEVISLGNTCFFRNCDHSKPFIVPAADYEVMEIRDTKINLKAVGLDRGIKIAGGREALIKLPKAAPVVTIDESSSEVVEEAVELPSTPLHNNPRKEKKERKGDKWKEKKKQCRRKSSKETGTSDVVEDTYDELSSEEPQENTISEPKARGQKKFSLLPPPPKLISEIISPIATDSDVIAADLDESLQVLATNPEVIDSLLSDEESLTLSEEDLNKVLGDVEEAVCEQPFPSSMEDE, from the coding sequence GTGTATTTTACAAGAGATCCAGTTATTGAAACTGTAATTACATCTAGAGAAGGATATAAGTTATCCGTTCGCAATACAAAGCATCTTTCACAAGATCCTTTTGTTGTTGAAGCAGTTGAAGTTATTTCTTTAGGAAATACGTGTTTTTTCCGTAATTGTGATCATAGTAAGCCATTTATTGTTCCTGCAGCTGATTATGAAGTTATGGAAATTCGTGATACTAAGATCAATCTTAAAGCAGTAGGATTGGATCGAGGTATTAAAATTGCTGGAGGACGTGAAGCTTTAATTAAATTACCTAAAGCAGCTCCAGTAGTCACCATTGATGAGAGTTCTTCGGAGGTAGTTGAAGAAGCTGTTGAATTGCCTTCCACTCCATTACATAATAATCCTCGTAAGGAAAAAAAAGAACGTAAGGGAGATAAGTGGAAAGAGAAGAAAAAGCAGTGTCGTCGTAAGTCCAGTAAGGAAACAGGAACTTCAGATGTTGTTGAAGATACTTATGATGAGCTTTCTTCTGAAGAACCTCAAGAAAATACCATAAGTGAGCCAAAAGCTAGAGGGCAAAAGAAATTTTCTTTATTGCCCCCTCCTCCGAAATTAATTTCTGAAATTATTTCGCCAATTGCTACTGACTCAGATGTTATAGCAGCTGATTTAGACGAGTCTTTACAAGTATTAGCTACAAATCCTGAAGTAATTGATTCTTTATTGTCAGATGAGGAATCTCTTACCCTATCCGAAGAAGATTTGAATAAAGTATTAGGGGATGTGGAAGAGGCAGTTTGTGAGCAGCCATTTCCTTCTTCTATGGAAGATGAGTAA
- a CDS encoding DNA-directed RNA polymerase subunit alpha, translating into MSDNSKNLLYDKFELPESVKVMAVEGCGGVIDKQARFVAEPLERGMGHTLGNALRRALLIGLEAPAIIAFSMTGVLHEYMALEGIIEDVTNIILNLKGALLKKYPFQDNNEGRAAQLIRSTISIDASSLAEAGGQKVVTLADLLQEGGFEAVNPEHVIFTVTQPMQFEVTLRVAFGRGYIASERIVLEDKGMHEIVLDAAFSPVVLVNYFVEDTRVGQDTDFDRLILQVETDGRVSPKEALAFSTQILAKHFSIFEKMDEKKIVFEEAISIEKENKDDILHKLILGINEIELSVRSTNCLSNANIETIGELVIMPEPRLLQFRNFGKKSLCEIKNKLKEMKLELGMDLSQFGVGLDNVKEKMKWYAEKIRSKNVKG; encoded by the coding sequence ATGTCGGATAATTCAAAAAATTTACTTTATGATAAATTTGAACTTCCTGAATCAGTCAAAGTTATGGCTGTAGAAGGTTGTGGTGGCGTTATTGATAAGCAAGCACGCTTTGTAGCTGAGCCGCTAGAAAGAGGGATGGGGCATACATTAGGTAATGCTTTAAGACGCGCATTGTTAATTGGTTTAGAAGCACCCGCAATCATTGCTTTTTCTATGACCGGTGTTCTACATGAATATATGGCGCTTGAGGGTATCATAGAGGACGTAACCAATATAATTTTGAATTTGAAGGGAGCTTTATTAAAAAAATATCCTTTTCAAGATAATAATGAAGGACGTGCTGCACAATTAATACGCTCTACTATTTCCATTGATGCTTCTAGCTTGGCAGAGGCTGGAGGGCAAAAAGTAGTTACTCTAGCTGACTTATTACAAGAGGGAGGATTTGAAGCGGTAAATCCTGAGCACGTGATTTTTACTGTCACACAGCCAATGCAGTTTGAAGTTACTTTACGCGTTGCTTTCGGTAGAGGTTATATAGCTTCGGAAAGGATTGTTCTTGAAGATAAGGGAATGCATGAGATCGTTTTAGATGCAGCTTTTTCTCCCGTAGTTTTGGTGAATTATTTTGTAGAAGATACTCGTGTTGGTCAAGATACGGATTTTGATCGTTTAATTTTGCAAGTAGAAACTGATGGAAGAGTATCCCCTAAAGAAGCTTTAGCTTTTTCTACACAAATTTTAGCTAAACATTTCTCTATTTTTGAGAAAATGGACGAGAAGAAGATCGTTTTTGAAGAAGCAATTTCTATTGAAAAAGAGAATAAGGACGATATTCTTCATAAATTAATTTTAGGTATTAATGAGATCGAGCTTTCTGTGAGATCAACAAATTGCTTATCCAATGCAAATATCGAGACGATTGGTGAATTAGTGATTATGCCAGAGCCTCGTCTTTTACAGTTTAGAAATTTTGGTAAGAAATCTCTTTGTGAGATAAAGAATAAGCTGAAAGAAATGAAACTGGAGTTAGGTATGGACCTTAGCCAGTTTGGTGTTGGTTTAGACAATGTTAAAGAGAAAATGAAGTGGTATGCCGAAAAAATTCGGTCGAAAAATGTTAAGGGATAG
- the secY gene encoding preprotein translocase subunit SecY yields the protein MTTLRQIFSISELRKKLFFTFALLAVCRVGVFVPVPGIDGERALAYFKQLLGSSQNLFQLADIFSGGAFAQMTVIALGVVPYISASIIVQLLLVFMPSIQREMRESPDRGKRKIGRLTRLFTVGLAVIQSSLFAKFALKMNLSIPGIVLPVLLSSRLFGAPWMFYMTTVVVMTTGTLLLMWIGEQISDKGIGNGVSLIISLGILASFPSVLGSIVNKLNLGSQDPSQLGLFSILLLCCIFIFVLVTTILIIEGVRKIPVQYARRVIGRRESPGGASYLPLKVNYAGVIPVIFASSLLMFPATIGQFITSDTSWLKRVAIMLSPGSWVYSVCYVLLIIFFTYFWTATQFHPEQIASEMKKNNAFIPGIRQGKPTQTYLEYTMNRITLLGAVFLAVIAILPSILGRVLSIDANVSYFLGGTAVLIIVGVILDTMKQIDAFLLMRRYDGFLKKDRAKGRH from the coding sequence ATGACTACTTTAAGACAAATATTTTCAATTTCTGAGCTGAGAAAAAAGTTATTCTTTACATTTGCTTTATTAGCAGTTTGTAGAGTTGGTGTGTTTGTTCCTGTTCCAGGAATTGATGGAGAGCGCGCTTTAGCTTATTTTAAGCAATTACTAGGTTCAAGTCAGAATTTATTTCAATTAGCAGATATTTTTTCTGGTGGAGCTTTTGCTCAGATGACGGTAATTGCTTTAGGCGTTGTTCCTTATATTTCTGCATCCATCATAGTGCAATTACTTCTAGTATTTATGCCCTCGATACAAAGAGAAATGAGGGAAAGCCCTGATCGTGGAAAAAGGAAAATAGGTAGATTGACTCGTCTATTCACAGTAGGCTTAGCAGTAATTCAATCTTCGCTTTTTGCTAAGTTTGCCTTAAAAATGAATTTATCGATTCCAGGAATCGTTCTCCCAGTGTTGTTGTCATCAAGATTATTTGGTGCACCCTGGATGTTTTATATGACTACAGTTGTTGTTATGACAACAGGGACCCTATTACTTATGTGGATTGGAGAACAGATTTCAGATAAAGGAATTGGTAATGGTGTAAGTTTAATTATTAGCTTAGGAATTCTAGCTTCGTTTCCCTCCGTTTTAGGTTCTATAGTGAATAAACTTAATTTAGGTTCACAAGATCCCTCTCAACTAGGTTTATTTTCTATACTGTTGTTGTGTTGTATTTTCATATTTGTCCTTGTTACAACAATTTTGATTATTGAAGGAGTTAGAAAGATTCCTGTGCAATATGCTCGTAGGGTAATTGGAAGAAGAGAATCGCCAGGTGGAGCATCTTATTTGCCGTTAAAAGTAAATTACGCAGGAGTTATTCCCGTTATTTTTGCTTCATCTTTACTTATGTTCCCTGCAACTATAGGGCAATTTATAACTTCAGATACTTCCTGGTTAAAGCGTGTTGCTATTATGTTATCTCCAGGGAGCTGGGTGTATTCTGTATGCTATGTTTTGCTTATAATATTTTTTACTTATTTTTGGACTGCAACTCAGTTTCATCCTGAACAAATTGCTTCAGAAATGAAAAAAAACAACGCTTTTATTCCTGGGATTCGACAGGGGAAGCCCACGCAAACATATTTAGAATATACCATGAATCGTATCACGTTATTAGGAGCAGTTTTTTTAGCTGTAATTGCTATTTTGCCATCTATTTTAGGACGAGTGCTTAGTATAGATGCTAATGTAAGTTATTTTTTAGGTGGCACAGCAGTCTTGATTATCGTTGGTGTGATTTTAGATACAATGAAACAAATAGATGCCTTTTTACTTATGCGTCGGTACGATGGCTTTTTGAAAAAAGATCGTGCCAAAGGAAGGCATTGA